Proteins from one Impatiens glandulifera chromosome 2, dImpGla2.1, whole genome shotgun sequence genomic window:
- the LOC124926534 gene encoding tetraspanin-6: MYRLSNTVIGFLNLLTLLSSIPIIAAGLWMARSSTTCENFLQTPLLIIGFIILLVSLAGFIGACFHVAWALWAYLAIMLLLIAGLVALTVFGFAVTATGGGVQITGRAYREYKLQDYSPWLRKRVEDPHYWMTIRTCILGSNTCAKVVYWTPLDYLHRTMSPIQSGCCKPPTACTYGAAETTMLVQDEDCYRWNNGPSVLCYECKSCKAGVLESIRSDWRKLSVLNIVMLIVLIGVYSIGCCAFQNTKRAETDYPYGHNRMSKVRPRWDFYWWRWLHERRNQLY; this comes from the exons ATGTACCGCCTGAGCAACACAGTGATCGGATTCCTCAACCTCTTAACTCTCCTTTCTTCAATTCCAATAATCGCCGCCGGTCTATGGATGGCTCGTAGCAGCACAACCTGCGAAAACTTCCTCCAGACTCCACTTCTCATAATCGGTTTCATCATCCTTCTCGTTTCATTGGCCGGTTTCATCGGTGCCTGTTTCCATGTCGCATGGGCTCTATGGGCTTACTTAGCCATCATGCTCCTCCTAATCGCCGGCCTAGTAGCCCTTACCGTCTTCGGCTTCGCTGTTACCGCAACAGGAGGCGGCGTTCAAATTACTGGCAGGGCATACCGCGAATACAAATTACAAGATTACTCTCCATGGCTTAGAAAAAGAGTTGAAGATCCTCATTATTGGATGACTATTCGAACATGTATTTTAGGTTCCAATACTTGTGCTAAAGTCGTTTATTGGACTCCTTTGGATTATCTTCATAGAACTATGTCTCCCATTCAG TCGGGATGTTGTAAGCCGCCGACGGCGTGTACGTATGGGGCGGCGGAGACGACTATGTTGGTGCAGGATGAGGATTGTTATAGGTGGAACAACGGTCCAAGTGTATTGTGCTACGAGTGTAAATCATGCAAAGCGGGGGTTTTAGAGAGCATTCGTAGCGATTGGAGAAAGCTTTCGGTGTTGAATATTGTGATGCTGATTGTTCTGATCGGTGTTTATTCGATCGGTTGTTGTGCTTTTCAGAATACGAAACGGGCTGAGACTGATTACCCATATGGACACAATCGGATGTCGAAAGTTCGTCCAAGATGGGACTTTTATTG GTGGAGATGGTTACATGAGAGAAGGAATCAGCTTTATTAA
- the LOC124924615 gene encoding uncharacterized protein LOC124924615, whose protein sequence is MEELKIEMKEEMKKMKTELIKELKITIQETQQENIESFKKMKKKSKKKDSKKAVKVEEEKKAEEMIVMQETVGDDEKVNDGTDGKDDVMEDNEKVEDERKGNDEKVDDDEKVEDERKDNDAKVEDVKMEVEAKLEDGEKLDGVAKVDDVEVDLKLKVKDLKVKDEKTVGDVKAQTNDDNDDNDDFQLYNTPPKGNYGRRVRKPKKDDSYTNPSSSKIPKTKDLMKVNHLQKFEDELLDKVKAWLDDPKTDNSTTDLHTVQAKKEVLVRVVTRFTWIEDTEIDAFCHLLRKRISCYPKTYKNTHAAIGDCVLSDRIRRLHRAFIKDPAKFTVDEFKDYYMGAPHRYMPEWSTIDDVYMPVNINQKHWILCVARLQKYRIDVYDCDAYLYKNLDPYLKPFCDMIPIIFAKTITPGERVRYPNFNFEGPIQPMTYKRFPHPKVKTAATKVGEVPRATESGDCGVFMLMYMEHLTANQPVHNVTSENMGFFRQKMAVRLFHQIMEP, encoded by the exons ATGGAGGAGCTGAAAATAGAGATGAAAGAggagatgaaaaagatgaaaacagagctcatcaaagagctAAAAATCACAATCCAAGAAACTCAACAAGAAAACATTGAGTCGTTCAAGAAGATG aagaagaagagtaagaagAAGGACTCTAAGAAGGCTGTGAAGGTCGAAGAGGAAAAGAAGGCTGAG GAGATGATAGTGATGCAGGAGACTGTGggggatgatgagaaggtgaATGATGGGACTGATGGGAAAGACGATGTAATGGAGGacaatgagaag gtggaggatgaaagAAAAGGCAACGATGAGAAGgtcgatgatgatgagaaggtggaggatgaacgAAAAGACAACGATGCGAAGGTGGAGGACGTAAAGATGGAGGTTGAGGCTAAATTGGAGGACGGTGAGAAGCTGGATGGTGTGGCTAAGGTGGATGATGTGGAGGTTGATCTGAAACTGAAGGTGAAGGATTtgaaggtgaaggatgagaAGACTGTGGGGGATGTGAAGGCACAGACaaatgatgacaatgatgacAATGACGATTTCCAGTTATACAATACTCCTCCTAAAGGAAATTATGGGAGGAGAGTGAGGAAGCCGAAAAAAGATGACTCGTACACCAACCCTTCCTCGTCAAAAATCCCCAAGACGAAGGATCTTATGAAAGTGAAtcaccttcaaaaatttgaagatgagctGCTGGATAAAGTAAAGGCGTGGTTGGATGATCCAAAAACCGATAATTCGACAACGGATTTACATACggttcaagcaaagaaggaagTGTTGGTTAGAGTTGTAACAAGGTTTACATGGATTGAAGACACT GAAATCGATGCATTCTGCCATCTTCTGCGGAAAAGGATTTCCTGctatcccaagacatataaaaatACACATGCGGCAATTGGGGATTGCGTATTGTCGGATAGAATCAGGCGACTGCACAGGGCTTTTATTAAGGATCCTGCCAAATTTACAGTCGACGAATTCAAAGACTATTATATGGGCGCACCACATAGATATATGCCAGAATGGTCAACAATTGACGATGTCTACATGCCAGTGAACATTAACCAGAAACActggattttgtgtgtagcacgtCTTCAAAAGTACCGCATTGACGTGTACGACTGTGATGCCTATCTTTATAAGAATCTGGATCCTTATTTGAAACCCTTCTGCGACATGATTCCAATTATATTCGCCAAAACAATCACTCCCGGTGAGAGGGTAAGGTATCCTAATTTCAACTTCGAAGGCCCCATCCAACCAATGACTTACAAACGGTTTCCACACCCCAAAGTGAAAACCGCTGCTACTAAGGTTGGAGAAGTCCCACGGGCAACAGAGAGCGGGGACTGTGGGGTCTTCATGCTAATGTACATGGAACACTTGACCGCTAATCAACCCGTGCACAATGTGACCTCAGAAAACATGGGGTTTTTTAGGCAGAAGATGGCGGTCCGGTTATTCCATCAGATTATGGaaccttaa